A portion of the Daphnia magna isolate NIES linkage group LG4, ASM2063170v1.1, whole genome shotgun sequence genome contains these proteins:
- the LOC116921745 gene encoding acetylcholine receptor subunit alpha-L1, translating into MLLDRQSCRTVVAFSQMIVTTLFISVVVIRPSEANPDAKRLYDDLLSHYNRLIRPVSNNSEVVTVRLGLHLSQLIDLDLKNQILTTNVWVEHDWMDSKLNWDPDEYGGVEQLIVPSELLWLPDILLYNNADGEYVVTTMTKAILHFDGHVKWNPPAIFKSYCEIDVEWFPFDTQTCFLKFGPWSHNGLQMDLRHINSSDNLVEIGINLKDYYPSVEWDIISVPAERHEKFYECCPNEFYPDIFFNMTLRRKTLFYTVNLIIPCVGISCLSVLVFYLPADSGEKVALCISILLSQTMFFLLISEIIPSTSLAVPLLGKYLLFTMFLVGLSVLITIVILNMHYRKPSTHKMAPWVRRIFIHRLPKILLMRVPKRVNEEVEERMKYIANRRLNSKDGRRWSRRVNYGSQLLCEIINFNNLPPPPSPPPPPPPPPPVPANLRDMGQLGRRKRYPLELQKAIRDVQFIRNHMKRRDEYDAEDKDWGFIAMVLDRLFLWMYTIASVIGSFVILLTAPALYDDSSDMAIKYSLVAQQLYGIPDF; encoded by the exons ATGTTGTTGGACAGACAGAGTTGCCGGACCGTTGTTGCCTTCAGCCAGATGATAGTGACGACCCTGTTCATTAGTGTGGTCGTCATCAGGCCATCTGAAGCCAATCCTGATGCCAAAAGACTCTACGATGATCTGCTGAGTCATTACAATCGGCTTATTCGACCTGTTAGTAATAACAGCGAAGTGGTCACTGTCCGCCTTGGTCTCCATCTGTCACAGCTGATCGATTTG GACCTGAAGAACCAGATTCTCACTACCAATGTTTGGGTCGAACAT gATTGGATGGATTCGAAACTAAATTGGGATCCGGACGAGTATGGCGGCGTGGAGCAACTGATCGTCCCGTCTGAACTTCTATGGCTACCAGATATTCTTCTGTATAACAA CGCCGATGGAGAATACGTCGTGACTACAATGACCAAAGCGATACTTCACTTCGACGGCCACGTCAAATG GAACCCTCCAGCTATTTTTAAATCGTATTGCGAAATTGACGTCGAGTGGTTCCCCTTTGACACGCAGACATGCTTCTTGAAGTTTGGTCCCTGGTCTCACAACGGTCTACAG ATGGATTTGAGACACATCAACTCGTCAGACAACCTGGTGGAGATTGGCATCAACTTGAAGGACTACTACCCCAGCGTCGAATGGGACATAATCAGCGTTCCGGCTGAACGTCACGAGAAATTCTACGAGTGCTGCCCCAACGAGTTTTATCCCG ACATCTTCTTCAATATGACCCTGCGCCGGAAAACTCTGTTTTACACAGTCAACTTGATCATCCCTTGCGTCGGCATTTCCTGTCTGTCCGTGTTAGTGTTTTACCTTCCGGCCGATTCGGGCGAAAAGGTGGCGCTGTGCATCAGCATCCTTTTGTCGCAGACCATGTTCTTCTTGCTCATTTCGGAGATTATCCCGTCCACGTCACTAGCCGTCCCCCTGCTGGGCAAATACCTCCTTTTCACCATGTTCCTCGTCGGCCTGTCCGTCCTCATCACCATCGTCATTCTCAACATGCATTACCGCAAACCATCCACGCACAAGATGGCGCCATGGGTACGGCGCATTTTTATCCATCGGCTGCCAAAGATCCTTCTCATGCGGGTACCCAAACGAGTCAACGAGGAAGTCGAGGAACGAATGAAg TACATCGCCAATAGGCGATTAAATTCAAAGGATGGCAGAAGATGGTCGAGACGAGTCAACTACGGTTCGCAATTGCTTTGCGAAATCATCAACTTTAACAATCTTCCACCGCCACCATCGCCTCCCCCTCCGCCTCCACCACCACCGCCCGTCCCTGCCAACTTGCGTGACATGGGACAATTAGGACGTCGCAAACGCTATCCGCTAGAGCTTCAAAAGGCTATACGAGACGTCCAGTTTATACGCAATCACATGAAACGACGTGACGAATACGATGcg GAGGACAAAGACTGGGGATTTATCGCCATGGTACTGGATAGGCTCTTCCTGTGGATGTACACCATCGCCTCGGTGATCGGCTCATTCGTCATCTTGCTCACCGCTCCGGCCCTTTACGATGACTCGAGTGACATGGCCATCAAGTACTCGCTCGTCGCCCAGCAACTTTACGGCATCCCGGATTTCTGA
- the LOC116921777 gene encoding acetylcholine receptor subunit beta-like 2: protein MQFHRLLLRFLVCFASFHFSVGTLGFANMYAKRLYDDLLSNYNRLIRPVNNSTDKLTVWLNLKLSQLIEVSLRNQVMTTSMWLEQKWTDYRLVWDPADYEDVEMLYVPAENIWLPDIVLYNNADGNYEVTLLTKATVHHTGLVNWNPPAIYKSSCEMDVEWFPFDKQSCLMKFGSWTYDGHEVDLMHMMQEGDSGIDVVSANIVTGINLTEFYPSVEWDILDVPARKNEERYPCCEEPYPDITFNVTMRRKTLFYTVNLIIPCVGITFLTILVFYLPSDSGEKVTLCISILVSLTVFFLLLAEIIPPTSLAVPLLGKYLLFTMILVTVSIIVTVCVLNVHFRSPATHHMSPWVKKVFTVIMPRLLLMSRPIYLCQGSCGDERKKKNQFYNGIDFGRNDSTPYIYAHTYRKNPSCPSEIPGETVPTNDITATFELRSSTYGSYASSNQPRQPIYHNFGPLTYGDDDLLPPDVSCALRSIQFIAKHTKDTDREIEVIEDWKFVAMVLDRFFLWIFIVACFVGTAAIIFEAPSLYDETIPLDQLSHAYFPVAPTATKLSI from the exons atgcaattccATCGCCTTTTGCTCCGCTTTCTTGTGTGTTTCGCCTCTTTCCATTTCTCCG TGGGGACGCTCGGCTTCGCTAATATGTACGCCAAACGGCTCTACGACGATTTGCTCAGTAATTACAATCGACTCATCAGACCAGTTAACAACAGTACGGACAAGCTGACAGTTTGGTTGAATCTTAAACTGTCACAGCTCATTGAAGTG AGTCTAAGAAATCAGGTCATGACCACTTCAATGTGGTTGGAACAG AAATGGACCGACTATCGTCTGGTGTGGGATCCAGCCGATTACGAGGATGTGGAAATGCTCTACGTACCAGCTGAAAACATCTGGTTGCCCGACATTGTCTTGTACAACAA TGCTGACGGAAATTACGAGGTGACCTTACTTACCAAAGCTACTGTCCATCATACGGGTCTGGTCAACTGGAATCCACCGGCCATCTACAAGTCCAGCTGCGAGATGGATGTCGAATGGTTTCCATTCGACAAGCAGAGTTGCCTCATGAAATTCGGATCGTGGACTTACGACGGCCACGAA GTTGATTTGATGCACATGATGCAAGAGGGTGACAGTGGAATCGATGTCGTCTCGGCCAACATCGTTACTGGTATCAATTTAACTGAATTCTACCCATCGGTCGAATGGGACATTCTCGATGTTCCAGCCAGGAAGAATGAAGAAAGATATCCTTGCTGCGAAGAACCTTATCCAG ATATCACTTTCAATGTGACAATGCGTCGCAAAACCCTGTTCTATACTGTCAACTTGATCATCCCCTGCGTGGGCATCACGTTTCTAACGATTCTCGTATTTTACCTGCCATCCGATTCCGGTGAAAAGGTCACCCTGTGCATTTCAATTCTCGTCTCGCTGACTGTCTTCTTCCTCCTGCTGGCTGAAATTATTCCTCCCACGTCACTGGCCGTGCCCTTACTGGGCAAATATCTCCTTTTCACCATGATCCTGGTGACAGTCTCCATTATCGTCACTGTTTGTGTTCTCAACGTCCATTTTCG GTCGCCTGCTACGCATCACATGTCTCCCTGGGTCAAGAAAGTCTTTACGGTCATCATGCCTCGACTGTTGCTCATGAGTCGACCCATTTACCTTTGCCAGGGAAGTTGTGGTGacgagagaaagaagaagaatcaatTCTACAACGGCATCGACTTCGGCAG GAACGATTCGACACCGTACATTTATGCTCATACTTATCGTAAGAATCCTTCATGCCCGTCGGAGATCCCTGGAGAAACTGTTCCGACTAACGATATCACAGCAACGTTTGAACTTCGTTCTTCCACCTATGGCAGTTACGCTTCAAGCAATCAGCCCAGGCAACCGATTTATCACA ATTTCGGCCCTTTAACTTATGGCGATGATGATCTATTGCCGCCAGATGTCAGCTGTGCGCTGAGAAGCATCCAGTTCATTGCCAAACACACGAAAGACACTGACAGGGAGATTGAGGTGATTGAAGACTGGAAATTTGTGGCTATGGTTTTGGATCGTTTCTTCCTCTGGATCTTCATCGTCGCCTGTTTTGTCGGCACGGCAGCCATCATCTTTGAAGCGCCATCGCTCTACGACGAGACCATTCCGCTGGATCAGCTATCTCATGCCTATTTTCCAGTAGCGCCGACGGCAACTAAATTGTCTATTTGA